A stretch of Schistocerca cancellata isolate TAMUIC-IGC-003103 chromosome 3, iqSchCanc2.1, whole genome shotgun sequence DNA encodes these proteins:
- the LOC126175939 gene encoding nuclear pore complex protein DDB_G0274915-like: protein MTSHAEVVSRTSESQNYKQTSSPVPQNSYSVASSSVCGEAFSRTPLLHDKFKPQSSSQFDLYHSAPGIVRSDVYRTSQESHAADIPPLDQCGHFKPDFHANQKEQFKQNIVTEKHSNGKHLITSDGVNSYNANVASSFKQDSYRFLAVSSHCEQASKPGPTCLSLDNYKSVLRSNKVENYRKVQHSYQPEIYKRGPTSVACETHKSTPSSVQYNSCKPVSSMPGEGTLSTNTHSRAPVNWMTTPDTRCSTQQISSLFFPPATSSQMQTQNNTPLPSSALFPSQCGHVNGQTATATTLFTSVPSQTSQPVILPPVTSSLFPPVTCNHRETASSTHSLFPPPVSSGTYNINGNSMTSNIFTPASSRASSFPQVQSSIFPATSITTGNQSSLLFQSTTSNLLGQDNVSIPPMLLTTSASHVGQSGSSLAPLLTSVAARGSNQSSVGVPSINTMSVTHQNSTDRPLAGIPPALLPTSSDTCGKSLSLQPPLPSTVKPVSGGTHLGTLPPNTASHLFSRDAGNSFCSGTIFQSFPSSGPTVHDSSPSVLLMSGSNVMGDAASSSLFCPPHVTATNSDFSSGSAPFFSSSLIPTASSVASISGQNNSCLPSSVPSTLLSTNTSSGNRQRDLNLFPGPPLPPTQHSYCRPSGPNFPGLQESGGASSSAATPPRPCFLSVSQLVEGSGSGKIGATRNSRRRSRRPPPPWVSGSSAPGNLYQNVSHSQQSLAQPSSNKTVQQLCGRQPRPRVIPSTSSELVDLGGLLGSPLLAEDQPPTSQRPSSPPTSVNSLTNFNLSTIFPEIDKQQQQQQQQSAAGYPKPTTMVPDTQQREFPHPPSTFGNVLMSPAQICRMQWP from the exons ATGACGTCACATGCAGAGGTAGTATCACGCAccagtgaaagtcaaaattacaaacaaacatcaagtcctGTGCCTCAGAACAGTTACAGTGTAGCATCATCATCTGTGTGTGGTGAAGCATTTAGTCGAACACCATTATTGCATGATAAATTCAAGCCTCAGTCGTCATCGCAGTTTGATTTGTATCACTCGGCACCAGGAATTGTACGAAGTGATGTCTACAGGACGAGCCAGGAGAGTCATGCGGCTGATATTCCACCTTTGGATCAGTGTGGCCATTTTAAGCCAGACTTTCATGCAAATCAAAAGGAACAATTCAAACAGAATATAGTCACAGAAAAACATAGTAATGGCAAACATTTAATTACATCAGATGGAGTCAATAGTTATAATGCAAATGTGGCTTCGTCATTCAAGCAAGATAGTTACAGATTCTTAGCTGTTTCCTCTCATTGTGAGCAGGCTTCTAAGCCTGGACCAACTTGTCTCAGTCTTGACAATTACAAGTCAGTTCTGAGATCAAACAAGGTTGAGAATTACAGAAAAGTTCAACATTCTTATCAGCCAGAGATCTACAAGAGAGGACCGACATCAGTGGCCTGTGAAACCCACAAGTCTACTCCAAGTTCTGTTCAGTACAACAGCTGCAAACCAGTATCAAGTATGCCTGGAGAGGGCACCCTCTCAACAAACACTCACTCAAGGGCTCCTGTAAATTGGATGACTACACCTGATACACGTTGCAGTACACAGCAGATATCTTCATTATTCTTCCCACCTGCTACATCTAGTCAAATGCAAACACAGAATAATACGCCTCTTCCATCATCAGCACTTTTCCCATCACAGTGTGGCCATGTGAATGGCCAAACAGCTACAGCAACAACATTATTTACGTCAGTTCCTAGTCAGACGAGTCAGCCTGTTATATTACCACCTGTAACCTCATCCCTATTCCCTCCAGTAACTTGTAATCACAGAGAAACTGCTAGTAGCACACACAGTTTATTCCCTCCTCCTGTGTCCAGTGGCACTTACAATATCAATGGAAATTCTATGACATCAAACATTTTCACTCCAGCTTCGAGTCGTGCTAGCAGTTTCCCTCAGGTGCAATCTTCTATTTTTCCTGCCACCAGTATTACTACAGGCAACCAATCATCTTTGTTGTTTCAATCCACCACAAGCAATCTGTTGGGACAGGATAATGTCAGTATACCACCAATGCTCTTGACAACTTCTGCCAGTCATGTAGGCCAGAGTGGAAGTAGCTTGGCACCTCTTCTTACGTCCGTTGCTGCCCGTGGTTCAAACCAGTCTTCTGTTGGCGTACCATCCATTAATACAATGTCTGTAACTCACCAGAATTCCACTGATCGGCCACTTGCTGGCATTCCACCAGCACTTCTCCCGACATCTTCTGATACCTGTGGTAAATCTCTTAGCTTGCAGCCACCATTACCGTCGACAGTAAAACCGGTCTCGGGAGGCACGCATTTAGGTACCTTGCCTCCGAACACTGCTTCACATTTATTTTCACGTGATGCCGGTAACAGCTTTTGCTCTGGAACAATATTTCAATCATTTCCATCATCAGGACCTACTGTCCATGACAGTTCACCATCAGTTTTATTGATGTCTGGTTCCAACGTCATGGGAGATGCAGCTTCATCATCACTCTTCTGTCCACCCCATGTGACGGCAACCAACAGTGATTTCTCATCAGGCTCAGCACCATTCTTCTCGTCATCACTAATTCCTACTGCATCATCAGTGGCCAGCATATCAG GTCAGAATAACAgttgtctgccctcttctgtacCCTCAACATTGCTGTCAACTAACACTTCATCAGGCAATAGGCAACGAGACTTAAACCTATTCCCTGGGCCACCACTGCCACCAACTCAGCACAGCTACTGCCGTCCATCCGGTCCGAATTTTCCCGGTCTACAAGAATCTGGTGGTGCCAGCTCATCTGCTGCCACACCTCCAAGACCTTGCTTTCTGTCTGTCAGCCAGTTGGTGGAAGGAAGTGGTAGTGGAAAAATTGGGGCGACTCGGAACTCAAGGCGCCGCTCTCGTCGACCTCCGCCACCCTGGGTGTCTGGCTCGTCTGCCCCGGGGAACTTGTATCAGAATGTTTCACACTCCCAGCAGTCACTGGCTCAGCCATCAAGCAACAAAACAGTACAGCAATTATGTGGGCGCCAGCCCAGGCCACGAGTCATTCCGTCTACATCATCAGAGCTTGTGGACCTGGGCGGCCTCTTGGGTTCGCCATTGCTCGCTGAAGATCAGCCGCCGACCAGTCAGCGCCCTTCCTCACCACCAACATCTGTCAACTCTCTGACAAATTTTAACCTCAGCACAATATTTCCTGAGATAGACAAG